Proteins found in one Salvelinus alpinus chromosome 11, SLU_Salpinus.1, whole genome shotgun sequence genomic segment:
- the LOC139534707 gene encoding fatty acid-binding protein, intestinal-like, which translates to MAFNGTWKVERNENYDKFMEQMGINVMKRKLAEHDNLKVIIEQTGDKFHIKESSTFRNKDIDFTLGVQFDYALADGTEVSGTWEMDGDVLKGKFTRKDNSKVLTTTRALVGGELVQSYNYDGVDAKRIFKKA; encoded by the exons ATGGCATTCAACGGTACCTGGAAAGTTGAACGCAACGAGAACTATGACAAGTTTATGGAGCAGATGG GCATCAATGTGATGAAGAGGAAGTTGGCTGAACATGACAACCTGAAGGTTATCATCGAGCAGACAGGAGACAAGTTCCACATCAAGGAATCCAGCACCTTCCGTAACAAAGACATCGACTTCACCCTGGGCGTACAGTTTGACTACGCCCTGGCCGACGGCACCGAAGTCTCA GGTACTTGGGAGATGGATGGAGATGTGTTGAAGGGTAAATTCACCAGGAAAGACAACAGTAAGGTGCTGACCACCACTCGGGCCCTGGTGGGAGGAGAGCTAGTACAG AGCTATAACTACGATGGGGTGGATGCCAAGAGGATTTTCAAGAAGGCTTAA